A single Syngnathus acus chromosome 8, fSynAcu1.2, whole genome shotgun sequence DNA region contains:
- the mief1 gene encoding mitochondrial dynamics protein MID51, giving the protein MAAMNGGSKGKKDDNGIGTAIDFMLSNAKLVLGVGGAAMLGIATLAVKRMYDRAISAPTSPTKMEQKGKQSWEEPAWVGSSPRVLNHNMKATISRSLQSLPTASSSFESDCLRRAVGRAAAKGSGPTQADLLRARMRLSLQERLWDFYQNNVDIPAEEQAVARRAALDICAELRVFLHAKLPDMPLREMYLSGSLYDDLQVVTADHAQLMVPLILEKNLWSSIPGEDTIMNVPGFWLIRRENLEYFPRNSSYWDRCMVGGYLSPKSVLEVFDKLIGTINWPAIGSVLDYVIRPVVPSETLTLEVQYETNRKLYVDFLPLLMMEDGTSLIAKPHRLAAERHENLWRQSFRVTETARLRALDQEDGGYRCACLKVAKAMCKLNPALNRLNASQLTNAILLLSERQANWTHEALADNFLQLLKELVGYLEAGRLPCALSPKVNLFCELTEREVDELGYTLYCALSEPETLLVTEEAQRPHPS; this is encoded by the exons ATGGCCGCAATGAATGGAGGCAGTAAAGGGAAGAAAGATGACAACGGCATCGGCACTGCTATCGACTTCATGCTTTCCAACGCTAAGCTTGTTTTGGGGGTCGGCGGAGCAGCCATGCTCGGCATCGCAACGCTTGCTGTCAAAAGA ATGTACGACCGTGCCATCAGTGCTCCCACCAGTCCCACCAAGATGGAgcagaaaggaaaacaaagctgGGAAGAGCCAGCCTGGGTGGGTTCGTCCCCACGGGTTCTGAACCACAACATGAAGGCCACCATTAGCAGGTCACTTCAGTCCCTGCCTACTGCCTCCAGTTcttttgaatcag ACTGTCTGCGCAGGGCTGTGGGTCGAGCCGCAGCGAAAGGGAGCGGGCCGACTCAGGCCGACCTGCTCCGTGCTCGGATGCGGCTCTCCCTGCAGGAGCGTCTTTGGGATTTCTACCAGAACAACGTGGACATTCCCGCCGAGGAGCAGGCTGTGGCTCGGCGAGCAGCGTTGGACATTTGCGCGGAGCTCCGAGTGTTCCTCCACGCCAAACTTCCCGACATGCCGCTTCGGGAGATGTACCTAAGCGGCAGCCTCTACGACGACTTGCAG GTGGTGACAGCAGACCACGCCCAGCTCATGGTGCCTCTAATCCTGGAGAAGAATTTATGGTCGTCCATACCCGGAGAGGATACGATCATGAACGTTCCAGGTTTCTGGCTGATCCGCAGGGAGAATTTAGAATATTTCCCACGGAACAGCAGCTACTGGGACCGTTGTATGGTGGGAGGTTACCTGTCACCGAAATCAGTCCTTGAAGTCTTTGACAAACTGATTGGGACTATCAACTGGCCCGCTATCGGCAGCGTCCTGGACTATGTCATTCGTCCCGTGGTCCCCTCAGAAACGCTGACCTTGGAGGTGCAGTACGAGACGAACCGAAAGCTTTACGTGGACTTTTTGCCCTTACTTATGATGGAGGACGGCACTTCTCTTATAGCCAAACCGCATCGGCTCGCCGCCGAGCGCCACGAAAATCTTTGGAGGCAGAGTTTCCGAGTGACTGAGACGGCACGTCTCAGGGCCTTGGATCAAGAAGACGGAGGCTACCGATGCGCCTGCCTCAAGGTGGCTAAGGCTATGTGCAAGCTCAATCCCGCCCTCAACCGGCTTAACGCCAGCCAGCTCACCAACGCGATCTTGCTGCTGAGTGAAAGACAAGCCAACTGGACCCACGAGGCGCTGGCCGACAACTTCCTACAGCTGCTAAAGGAGCTGGTGGGTTACCTGGAGGCGGGGCGACTGCCCTGCGCCCTCAGCCCAAAAGTGAACTTATTCTGTGAACTGACCGAGCGGGAAGTGGATGAACTGGGCTACACGCTCTACTGTGCGCTTTCGGAACCCGAAACGCTTCTGGTGACGGAAGAGGCGCAGCGTCCGCATCCTTCCTAA